The Styela clava chromosome 10, kaStyClav1.hap1.2, whole genome shotgun sequence genome window below encodes:
- the LOC120338528 gene encoding uncharacterized protein LOC120338528 yields MGKIRRNRTKFHLSTKNSQIEESTNQEIGVPKDLDTIQLPPLSLNPFSGGQISTSSFDQKEHEEKKIDFTSDVASVNVQEKSAASNIHLNKKKRRKLKRQKFLEKLEVTRVTKESKKAAKKRSDVPVVGDLKPMSLALSDITKIISSVDDSQTDAKIVSTKKKRKRKPKWLKEKLKDTDPLEGFKTINEKGITKIQSKRTQKHMVYEIQRLQKVVSDKKFNGVNLILTDANTKNVV; encoded by the coding sequence ATGGGTAAAATTCGAAGAAATAGAACGAAATTCCACTTGTCTACAAAAAATTCACAAATTGAAGAAAGCACAAATCAAGAAATCGGAGTACCCAAAGACTTGGATACTATCCAGCTTCCTCCTTTGTCACTAAATCCTTTCAGTGGTGGTCAGATTTCAACTAGTTCCTTTGATCAAAAGGAACATGAGGAAAAGAAAATTGATTTCACTTCAGATGTAGCTTCTGTAAATGTTCAGGAAAAATCTGCTGCATCTAACATTCATCTGAAtaagaaaaaaagaagaaaattaaaACGTCAAaagtttttggaaaaattagaaGTGACGAGAGTCACAAAAGAAAGCAAAAAAGCAGCAAAGAAAAGATCAGATGTTCCTGTTGTTGGTGACTTGAAGCCAATGTCTCTCGCTTTGAGTGATATAACTAAAATTATCAGCTCTGTTGACGATAGTCAAACTGatgcaaaaattgtttcaactaagaaaaaaagaaaacgaaAACCAAAATGGCTGAAAGAGAAATTGAAAGACACAGATCCATTAGAAGGATTTAAGACAATTAATGAAAAGGGAATAAcgaaaatacaaagtaaaaGAACTCAAAAACACATGGTTTATGAAATTCAAAGACTGCAAAAAGTtgtatcggataaaaaatttAATGGTGTCAATTTGATTTTGACAGATGCGAACACAAAAAACGTGGTGTAA
- the LOC120338529 gene encoding superoxide dismutase [Mn], mitochondrial-like: protein MNMLMSLRNAGGKLVGGLQSRLLVSSITCVRSKHTLPDLPYDYKSLEPTISEEIMRLHHCKHHATYVTNLNAAEEKLAEAQVKSDATAIINLAPALKFNGGGHINHSIFWTNLSPDGGGVPQGELAEAINRDFGSFDKMKEKLTASTVAVQGSGWGWLGYNRECGRLEITTCANQDPLLATTGLIPLLGIDVWEHAYYLQYKNVRPDYVKAIFDIINWSNVSDRFETASK from the coding sequence ATGAATATGCTGATGAGCCTTCGAAATGCTGGAGGGAAGCTTGTGGGTGGACTTCAATCAAGATTATTAGTAAGTTCTATTACATGTGTGCGGAGCAAGCACACCTTACCTGATCTGCCTTATGATTACAAATCTTTGGAACCGACAATATCTGAAGAAATAATGCGATTACATCATTGCAAACACCATGCTACCTATGTAACCAATCTAAACGCAGCAGAGGAGAAACTTGCTGAAGCTCAAGTAAAGAGCGATGCAACGGCAATAATCAATCTCGCTCCTGCTCTCAAATTCAATGGTGGCGGCCATATCAATCACTCCATCTTTTGGACAAATTTATCTCCGGATGGTGGCGGAGTTCCTCAGGGAGAGTTAGCTGAAGCTATTAATCGTGATTTTGGCTCCTTtgataaaatgaaagaaaaGCTTACTGCATCTACTGTCGCTGTTCAGGGTTCTGGCTGGGGTTGGCTCGGATACAATAGAGAGTGTGGAAGATTAGAAATAACGACTTGTGCTAACCAAGATCCATTGCTTGCAACTACTGGATTGATACCACTTCTCGGAATCGATGTCTGGGAACATGCTTATTATCTTCAATACAAAAATGTTCGTCCTGACTATGTTAAAgctatatttgatattattaacTGGTCAAATGTTTCAGACAGATTTGAAACAGCgtcaaaataa
- the LOC120338527 gene encoding exosome complex component MTR3-like, with the protein MPTDSRRIPAPENSFSPDIFISDNKKTTQLLENGRRFDGRSSDEVRPLFLKTGVISQARGSSYIEMKNTKVICAVYGPRDIGRRDDFQMEGVLKCEFKFAPFSCKQRRGHIRDNQEMEYSQILAQALEPAVLMHKFPKAQVDVYVTVLENDGGSLAAGIMAASLALTDASIEMYDMVTSYNVRLSGKNMLIHDPTALEEFDSNTSDGALCINQGNVTVALLPLLNQVSGMVSTGIIDCDMLSDAIQKCTDGAQSIYSVMQKAVIESYNENDVTDGEET; encoded by the exons ATGCCTACCGATTCAAGAAGAATACCTGCTCCGGAAAATAGCTTCAGTCCAGATATATTTATTTCTGATAATAAGAAAACAACGCAGTTATTGG AAAATGGCCGTCGTTTTGATGGAAGAAGTTCAGATGAAGTGAGAccattatttttgaaaactggTGTCATATCACAAGCTCGAGGTTCATCATatatagaaatgaaaaataCCAAAGTTATTTGTGCTGTATATGGACCTAGAGATATTGGAAGAAGAGATGATTTTCAAATGGAAG GTGTGTTGAAATGTGAATTCAAATTTGCTCCATTTTCATGTAAACAAAGAAGAGGTCATATACGTGACAATCAAGAAATGGAATATTCACAA attttaGCACAAGCTCTTGAGCCTGCAGTATTGATGCACAAATTTCCAAAAGCACAAGTTGATGTTTATGTCACTGTATTAGAAAATGATGGAGGTTCTCTAGCTGCTGGTATCATGGCGGCATCGCTTGCATTAACAGACGCATCTATTGAAATGTATGATATGGTTACATCCTACAATGTACGACTATCAGGAaag AATATGTTAATTCATGATCCAACAGCGTTAGAAGAGTTTGATTCCAATACAAGTGATGGTGCGTTATGCATAAATCAAGGAAATGTTACAGTTGCCCTTCTCCCACTTTTAAACCAG GTTTCTGGCATGGTATCAACTGGCATCATTGACTGTGACATGCTCTCAGATGCCATACAAAAGTGTACTGATGGAGCACAAAGTATTTATTCTGTTATGCAAAAAGCTGTCATAGAATCCTACAATGAAAATGATGTTACAGATGGTGAAGAGACCTGA